In Kitasatospora sp. NA04385, a single genomic region encodes these proteins:
- a CDS encoding carboxymuconolactone decarboxylase family protein, translating to MSEVIEVAAPAGRVYVDKQTPQAFRAMLGTAEAVRQAAADAGLDRRLVELVNLRVSQLNGCAYCLDVHTKAALKEGESAQRLGVLAAWRDAAVFDARERAALALAEATTHPADAAAQEAGYAQARQVFDDRQISAVIWVAIAINAFNRVSILSKHPVRPAR from the coding sequence GTGTCCGAGGTGATCGAGGTGGCGGCCCCGGCGGGCCGGGTCTACGTCGACAAGCAGACCCCGCAAGCGTTCCGCGCCATGCTGGGCACCGCCGAGGCCGTCCGGCAGGCCGCCGCCGACGCCGGACTCGACCGCCGCCTGGTCGAGCTGGTCAACCTGCGCGTCTCGCAACTCAACGGCTGCGCCTACTGCCTGGACGTGCACACCAAGGCCGCGCTCAAGGAGGGCGAGAGCGCGCAGCGGCTCGGCGTGCTGGCCGCGTGGCGGGACGCCGCCGTGTTCGACGCCCGCGAGCGCGCCGCCCTCGCGCTGGCCGAGGCGACCACCCACCCCGCCGACGCGGCCGCGCAGGAGGCGGGGTACGCGCAGGCCCGGCAGGTCTTCGACGATCGGCAGATCTCGGCGGTCATCTGGGTGGCGATCGCCATCAACGCGTTCAACCGGGTGTCGATCCTGAGCAAGCACCCCGTCCGCCCGGCCCGCTGA
- a CDS encoding pirin family protein, with the protein MDTPVRTGENGTAEVLPPRDVPLGGPRAMTVRRTLPQRERTLIGAWCFVDHYGPDDVAATGGMDVAPHPHIGLQTVSWLFSGEIEHRDSLGVHAFVRPGELNLMTAGQGIAHSETSTAATTVLHGVQLWVALPAAHRHTARDFHHHVPAPVPLPGGGEARVFLGTLAGDTSPVPTFTPLLGAELTLPAGATTTLDVDPAFEHGLLVDQGDILFAGTPLHPADLGHLPPGRTTLTLTNPATTPARLVLLGGPPFGEDIVMWWNFIGRTGEEIVQARLEWEQQSDRFGEVHGYPGDRLPAPELPNVTLRARGNRD; encoded by the coding sequence ATGGACACCCCTGTGCGCACCGGTGAGAACGGCACGGCCGAAGTCCTGCCCCCGCGCGACGTCCCGCTCGGCGGCCCGCGCGCGATGACCGTCCGGCGCACCCTCCCCCAGCGCGAGCGCACCCTGATCGGCGCCTGGTGCTTCGTCGACCACTACGGCCCCGACGACGTCGCCGCCACCGGCGGCATGGACGTCGCCCCGCACCCGCACATCGGCCTGCAGACCGTCAGTTGGCTGTTCAGCGGCGAGATCGAGCACCGCGACAGCCTCGGCGTGCACGCCTTCGTCCGGCCCGGCGAGCTCAACCTCATGACGGCCGGTCAGGGCATCGCGCACTCCGAGACCTCCACCGCCGCCACCACCGTCCTGCACGGCGTCCAGCTCTGGGTCGCCCTCCCCGCCGCCCACCGGCACACCGCCCGCGACTTCCACCACCACGTCCCCGCGCCCGTCCCGCTCCCCGGCGGCGGCGAGGCCCGGGTCTTCCTCGGCACCCTGGCCGGCGACACCTCGCCCGTCCCCACCTTCACCCCCCTCCTCGGCGCCGAACTCACCCTCCCCGCCGGCGCCACCACCACCCTGGACGTCGACCCCGCCTTCGAACACGGCCTCCTCGTCGACCAGGGCGACATCCTCTTCGCCGGCACCCCCCTGCACCCCGCCGACCTCGGCCACCTCCCGCCCGGCCGCACCACCCTCACCCTCACCAACCCCGCCACCACCCCGGCCCGCCTGGTCCTGCTCGGCGGGCCGCCCTTCGGCGAGGACATCGTCATGTGGTGGAACTTCATCGGCCGCACCGGCGAGGAGATCGTCCAGGCCCGGCTGGAGTGGGAGCAGCAGAGCGACCGGTTCGGCGAAGTCCACGGCTACCCGGGCGACCGCCTGCCCGCGCCGGAGCTGCCGAACGTCACCCTCAGGGCGCGCGGAAACCGCGACTGA
- a CDS encoding restriction endonuclease, protein MKSLLCSTSWRRRCLRNLGAVVSRHPYDLGPVPPVVDFDPARFKIAAEGAAVGPLGSRPDLPQMDLFAFERLVRELFTAMGHETWHTRNSRDDGDGDGNGLDTVTVRRDPAGVTVIAVQAKQTKNVVSPDVARALFGTLQDNQAACGVLVTTSWYDKSNQRIAHRNGRHLDLIDGRKLRKPCSRNTAASTP, encoded by the coding sequence ATGAAATCGCTGCTGTGCTCGACGAGTTGGAGGCGGCGCTGCCTGCGCAACCTCGGCGCGGTGGTCTCCCGGCATCCGTACGATCTGGGGCCCGTGCCGCCAGTCGTCGACTTCGACCCGGCCCGGTTCAAGATCGCGGCGGAGGGCGCCGCCGTCGGCCCGCTCGGCAGCCGCCCGGACCTGCCGCAGATGGACCTGTTCGCGTTCGAGCGCCTGGTGCGCGAACTGTTCACTGCCATGGGCCACGAGACCTGGCACACCCGGAACTCCCGCGACGACGGCGATGGCGACGGCAACGGCCTCGACACCGTCACCGTCCGGCGCGACCCGGCGGGCGTCACTGTGATCGCCGTCCAGGCCAAACAGACGAAGAACGTCGTCAGCCCCGACGTCGCCCGGGCCCTGTTCGGCACCCTCCAGGACAATCAGGCCGCCTGCGGTGTCCTCGTCACCACCTCCTGGTACGACAAGTCCAACCAAAGGATCGCGCACCGCAACGGCCGGCACCTCGACCTGATCGACGGCCGCAAGCTGAGAAAGCCCTGCTCCCGGAACACCGCGGCATCGACGCCCTGA
- a CDS encoding GNAT family N-acetyltransferase — MAISLTTDRLVVRDWTPDDAEDALAVYGSTDVARWLTPVMDQVTDAEAMRSVLQRWEREQAGLLPPRGRWAVERAEDGKVIGGLGIRPLPPYDEDLEITWQLSPGAWGQGYATEAGLALLRWVFTQDIEEVFAVARPKNDRAHAVAKRLGMRWVGETTKYYDLNLQVYRIRPADLPENRP; from the coding sequence ATGGCGATCAGCCTGACCACTGATCGGCTCGTCGTCCGGGACTGGACACCGGACGACGCCGAGGACGCACTGGCCGTGTACGGCTCCACGGACGTCGCCCGCTGGCTGACGCCCGTGATGGACCAGGTCACCGATGCCGAGGCGATGCGTTCGGTGCTGCAGCGCTGGGAACGGGAGCAGGCCGGACTGCTGCCGCCGCGCGGGCGGTGGGCGGTGGAGCGGGCCGAGGACGGGAAGGTGATCGGCGGTCTGGGTATCCGGCCGCTGCCGCCCTATGACGAGGACCTCGAGATCACCTGGCAGCTCTCCCCGGGGGCCTGGGGCCAGGGCTATGCGACGGAGGCGGGCCTGGCGCTGCTGCGCTGGGTGTTCACCCAGGACATCGAGGAGGTCTTCGCGGTGGCCCGGCCCAAGAACGACCGGGCGCACGCGGTGGCGAAGCGGCTGGGGATGCGCTGGGTCGGCGAGACCACCAAGTACTACGACCTCAATCTCCAGGTGTACCGGATCCGCCCGGCCGACCTGCCCGAGAACCGCCCGTGA
- a CDS encoding LacI family DNA-binding transcriptional regulator — protein MAVTLGDVARHAGVSLATASRALNGSARSVTEELSTRVRASARALGYLPNAPAQALARSTGTTVGVLLHDVADPYFGGIARGVGDAAARAGLLTLVTSTDGDPRRELEAIRMLHAHRARAIVLAGSAYGDVDVVQRLDEALAAYQAQGGRVVAISDHGPLYDTVHVHNREGAASLAHSLVQLGHRRFAVITGPQRMRVAGDRLDGVLEALHETGLELPEGMLQRAEFTREGGRAAMARILEAAGGNGAPRPTAVLALSDICAAGALAELRARGVSVPGEVSVAGFDDIPLATDLAPALSTVRLPLTAMGESAVRLALRESGPEAQQAEAFAEVVLRDSTAAPATG, from the coding sequence GTGGCAGTCACCCTCGGGGACGTGGCGCGGCACGCCGGCGTCTCGCTCGCTACCGCTTCGCGGGCCCTGAACGGCTCGGCCCGCTCGGTGACCGAGGAGCTGTCGACGCGGGTCCGGGCGAGCGCCCGGGCGCTCGGCTACCTCCCCAACGCGCCCGCCCAGGCGCTGGCCCGCTCCACGGGCACGACGGTCGGCGTGCTGCTGCACGACGTCGCCGACCCGTACTTCGGCGGCATCGCCCGGGGCGTCGGGGACGCCGCCGCCCGGGCCGGGCTGCTGACCCTGGTGACCAGCACCGACGGCGACCCCCGGCGGGAGCTGGAGGCGATCCGGATGCTGCACGCCCACCGGGCGCGCGCGATCGTGCTCGCCGGGTCGGCGTACGGCGACGTCGACGTGGTCCAGCGGCTGGACGAGGCGCTGGCGGCCTACCAGGCGCAGGGCGGAAGAGTGGTGGCGATCAGCGACCACGGCCCGCTGTACGACACCGTGCACGTCCACAACCGGGAGGGCGCCGCCTCGCTGGCCCACTCCCTGGTGCAACTGGGCCACCGCCGCTTCGCGGTGATCACCGGCCCGCAGCGGATGCGGGTGGCCGGCGACCGGCTGGACGGCGTCCTGGAGGCGCTGCACGAAACGGGGCTGGAGCTCCCCGAGGGGATGCTCCAGCGTGCGGAGTTCACCCGCGAGGGCGGGCGGGCGGCGATGGCGCGCATCCTGGAGGCGGCCGGTGGGAACGGTGCCCCCCGCCCCACCGCGGTGCTCGCCCTCTCCGACATCTGCGCCGCCGGGGCCCTCGCCGAACTCCGCGCCCGGGGCGTCTCCGTCCCCGGCGAGGTCTCCGTCGCGGGCTTCGACGACATTCCGCTGGCCACCGACCTCGCCCCGGCGCTGAGCACCGTCCGGCTGCCGCTGACCGCGATGGGCGAGTCCGCCGTGCGCCTCGCCCTGCGCGAGAGCGGCCCGGAGGCCCAGCAGGCCGAGGCGTTCGCCGAGGTGGTGCTCCGTGACAGCACGGCGGCCCCGGCGACGGGGTGA
- a CDS encoding serine hydrolase: protein MRRPRARRLAVALLALSALVPAVPAAASGAPFARPAVQPAHRPVHQPADEDCPLDPALAARLDAAIADVRQQTGTPGVIVGLWMPGRGTYVHADGVADKATGQPMTPDLRMRIGSETKTFTVTAVLELVDRGLVGLDDPIAKYLDGVPDGWHITIRQLAEMRSGLYSYTFDDDFVHALLSDPNRPFTPQELLAYAFKHANVFPPGTDYQYSNTNTVLLGLLVEKLGRLPLRDFIHRNVTEPAHLNHTLFPRAAELPRPYAHGYTDQTLDGSVTDATHWNPSWGWAAGAMISDLHDLHRWAKTLATGTLLSPATQAEREKFLPVPGFGDGAGYGLGLFRVGGWVGHNGSLPGYESVTVYLPEQDATLVILLNTDIIHEGNEPSTLFAEAITSIATPGHVYELPAEK, encoded by the coding sequence ATGCGCCGTCCCCGCGCCCGGCGACTCGCCGTCGCCCTGCTCGCCCTGAGCGCCCTCGTCCCCGCCGTCCCGGCCGCCGCCTCCGGCGCCCCGTTCGCCCGCCCGGCCGTGCAGCCCGCGCACCGCCCCGTGCACCAACCGGCGGACGAGGACTGCCCGCTCGACCCGGCCCTCGCCGCCCGGCTGGACGCCGCGATCGCCGACGTGCGCCAGCAGACCGGCACACCCGGGGTGATCGTCGGACTCTGGATGCCCGGGCGCGGCACGTACGTCCACGCGGACGGCGTCGCCGACAAGGCCACCGGGCAGCCGATGACGCCCGACCTCCGGATGCGGATCGGCAGCGAGACCAAGACCTTCACCGTCACCGCCGTGCTCGAACTCGTCGACCGCGGCCTGGTCGGCCTCGACGACCCGATCGCCAAGTACCTCGACGGCGTCCCCGACGGCTGGCACATCACGATCCGCCAACTCGCCGAGATGCGCAGCGGACTGTACTCCTACACCTTCGACGACGACTTCGTGCACGCCCTGCTCAGTGACCCGAACCGGCCCTTCACCCCGCAGGAACTGCTCGCGTACGCCTTCAAGCACGCCAACGTCTTCCCGCCCGGCACCGACTACCAGTACTCGAACACCAACACCGTGCTGCTCGGCCTGCTGGTCGAGAAGCTCGGCCGGCTGCCGCTGCGCGACTTCATCCACCGCAACGTCACCGAGCCCGCCCACCTGAACCACACCCTCTTCCCGCGCGCCGCCGAACTGCCCCGCCCCTACGCGCACGGCTACACCGACCAGACGCTGGACGGTTCCGTCACCGACGCCACCCACTGGAACCCGTCCTGGGGCTGGGCCGCCGGTGCGATGATCTCCGACCTGCACGACCTGCACCGCTGGGCGAAGACGCTGGCCACCGGCACCCTGCTCAGCCCCGCCACCCAGGCCGAGCGCGAGAAGTTCCTGCCCGTCCCGGGCTTCGGCGACGGCGCCGGGTACGGACTCGGCCTGTTCCGGGTCGGCGGCTGGGTCGGCCACAACGGCTCGCTGCCCGGGTACGAGAGCGTCACCGTCTACCTGCCCGAGCAGGACGCCACCCTGGTGATCCTGCTGAACACCGACATCATCCACGAGGGCAACGAGCCCTCCACCCTGTTCGCCGAGGCGATCACCTCGATCGCCACCCCCGGCCACGTGTACGAGCTGCCCGCCGAGAAATAA
- a CDS encoding alpha/beta fold hydrolase: MGGPVAVHSSGEVAGTHRPLAWRVLPPSPDAAVLVLHGGREIGTEPPPLLNLPGLRMRPFAKEVEREAAEVDGRSLAVGTVRYRCRGWNGVRADAARDAEAALSDLAEQLGPVPTVLIGHSMGGRAALRAAAHPCVLGVVALAPWCPRDEPTAHLRGRSVVMLHGDRDKVTTPGDTDLFALQARDHGARVAGYRVLGSGHTLMRRAGDWHHGAAALALALLGMGPLPEEAEAALALQGRDPDGLHIPLGGRH, encoded by the coding sequence ATGGGCGGTCCGGTGGCGGTGCACTCGAGCGGTGAGGTGGCGGGGACGCACCGGCCGTTGGCCTGGCGGGTGCTGCCGCCCTCGCCGGACGCGGCGGTGCTGGTGCTGCACGGGGGCAGGGAGATCGGGACGGAGCCGCCTCCGCTGCTGAACCTGCCGGGCCTGCGGATGCGGCCGTTCGCGAAGGAGGTGGAGCGCGAGGCGGCGGAGGTGGACGGCCGGTCGCTGGCGGTGGGCACGGTGCGCTACCGGTGCCGGGGGTGGAACGGTGTCCGGGCGGACGCGGCCCGTGACGCGGAGGCGGCGCTGTCCGATCTGGCCGAACAGTTGGGGCCGGTGCCGACCGTACTGATCGGGCACTCGATGGGCGGCCGGGCGGCGCTGCGGGCTGCGGCCCACCCCTGCGTGCTGGGCGTGGTGGCGTTGGCACCGTGGTGCCCCCGGGACGAGCCGACCGCGCACCTGCGCGGCCGCTCGGTGGTGATGCTGCACGGCGACCGGGACAAGGTCACCACGCCCGGGGACACCGACCTGTTCGCGCTGCAGGCCCGCGACCACGGTGCGCGGGTGGCCGGTTACCGGGTGCTGGGCAGCGGTCACACTCTGATGCGGCGGGCCGGCGACTGGCACCACGGCGCCGCCGCCCTGGCCCTGGCCCTGCTCGGCATGGGCCCGTTGCCCGAGGAGGCCGAGGCCGCGCTGGCCCTTCAGGGCCGGGATCCGGACGGCCTGCACATCCCGCTCGGCGGCCGCCACTGA
- a CDS encoding S-methyl-5'-thioadenosine phosphorylase yields the protein MADVHPPRTDGTPTAELGVIGGSGLYALLDEVVEVRVETPYGPPSDAVFVGEVAGRRVAFLPRHGRGHRLPPHRINYRANLWALHALGVRQVLGPCAVGGLRPEYGPGTLLVPDQFVDRTSGRVQTYYDGRILPDGSVPEVVHVSMADPYCPRGRGAVLAAARGLAWEAVDGGTLVVIEGPRFSTRAESRWFTASGWSAVGMTGHPEAVLARELGLCYTSLALVTDLDAGVESGEGVTHAEVLDVFARNVDRLRTVLFRALESLPATRDCTCSHALDGLVTGLAGVPS from the coding sequence ATGGCCGACGTCCACCCGCCCCGTACCGACGGCACCCCGACCGCCGAGCTCGGTGTGATCGGGGGGTCGGGTCTGTACGCCCTGCTCGACGAGGTGGTGGAGGTGCGGGTGGAGACTCCGTACGGGCCGCCGTCGGATGCGGTGTTCGTGGGGGAGGTGGCGGGGAGGCGGGTGGCTTTCCTGCCGCGTCATGGGCGGGGGCACCGGTTGCCGCCGCACCGGATCAACTACCGGGCGAATCTGTGGGCTCTGCACGCGCTGGGTGTGCGGCAGGTGCTGGGGCCGTGTGCGGTGGGCGGGCTGCGTCCCGAGTACGGGCCGGGGACGCTGCTGGTGCCCGACCAGTTCGTGGACCGGACTTCGGGGCGGGTGCAGACGTACTACGACGGGCGGATCCTGCCGGACGGGTCGGTGCCCGAGGTGGTGCACGTCTCGATGGCCGACCCGTACTGCCCCCGGGGGCGTGGTGCGGTGCTGGCCGCCGCCCGGGGCCTGGCGTGGGAGGCGGTGGACGGTGGGACGCTGGTGGTGATCGAGGGTCCGCGCTTCTCCACCCGGGCGGAGTCGCGCTGGTTCACCGCCAGCGGCTGGTCCGCGGTCGGGATGACCGGCCACCCCGAGGCCGTCCTGGCCCGTGAACTGGGCCTGTGTTACACCTCCCTGGCCCTGGTCACCGACCTCGACGCGGGCGTGGAGAGCGGCGAGGGCGTCACCCACGCCGAGGTGCTGGACGTCTTCGCCCGCAACGTCGACCGCCTGCGCACCGTCCTGTTCAGGGCCCTGGAATCACTGCCCGCCACCCGCGACTGCACCTGCTCCCACGCCCTGGACGGGCTCGTCACCGGTCTCGCCGGG